The proteins below are encoded in one region of Triticum aestivum cultivar Chinese Spring chromosome 1B, IWGSC CS RefSeq v2.1, whole genome shotgun sequence:
- the LOC123126025 gene encoding uncharacterized protein, which produces MSAGTAAPGLVVTATDPIRSFLSSAAGSPDLSDDLRGLASALASEPAVPYRSIRAIWCADCSRDRPPLRQLLQGAQVVLPSPKPREKSDELKARLEKLREMQERKEYAELVKDVAPKEDNTEPFSSYKDQLGFGLHVVVIMFTGYLVGFATFKALFSNSPVMNAAGGILGVVGGMLMETVLFIIRSSSKELSSSVPRSKKLQ; this is translated from the exons ATGTCAGCCGGCACCGCTGCGCCGGGACTCGTTGTCACCGCCACCGATCCCATCCGCTCTTtcctctcctccgccgccggctcccccgacCTCTCCGACGACCTCCGGGGCCTGGCCTCCGCCCTCGCTTCTGAGCCGGCCGTCCCCTACCGCTCCATCCGCGCCATCTGGTGCGCCGACTGCTCCCGCGACCGCCCACCTCTCAGACAGCTCTTGCAAGGCGCTCAAGTCGTGCTGCCCAGCCCCAAGCCCCGCGAGAAG AGCGATGAGCTCAAGGCGAGGCTGGAGAAGCTCCGGGAGATGCAGGAGAGGAAGGAGTACGCCGAGCTCGTCAAGGATGTCGCGCCTAAGGAGGACAACACCGAGCCGTTCTCCTCTTACAAGGATCAGCTAGGATTCG GTCTGCATGTTGTGGTCATAATGTTCACGGGTTATTTGGTGGGGTTTGCTACTTTCAAAGCTCTGTTCAGCAACAGTCCTGTCATG AATGCTGCTGGAGGCATCTTAGGAGTGGTGGGTGGCATGCTGATGGAAACAGTTCTTTTTATCATCAGATCATCCAGTAAAGAGTTGTCGTCTTCGGTTCCAAGATCCAAGAAGCTTCAGTAG